One region of Oncorhynchus clarkii lewisi isolate Uvic-CL-2024 unplaced genomic scaffold, UVic_Ocla_1.0 unplaced_contig_545_pilon_pilon, whole genome shotgun sequence genomic DNA includes:
- the LOC139402035 gene encoding sarcalumenin-like, with protein sequence MKGIVSICCFFSLLVLALAEEEVEDVLSHILRDRSHIDETLRLASEENAAENYHAAIQKLRKIYHSAIKPMEQAYKYNELRAHEISDGEITSKPMVLFLGPWSVGKSSMINYLLGLKDSPYQLYTGAEPTTSEFTVIMHGEKTRSIEGIVMAADSSRSFSPLEKFGQSFLEKLIGIEMPHKLLERVTFVDTPGIIENRKQQERGYPFNDVCQWFIDRADLIFVTFDPTKLDVGLELEMLFRQLKGRESQIRIILNKADNLATQDLMRVYGALFWSLAPLINVTEPPRVYVSSFWPFDYAPDTSRELFKREEISLLEDLNQVIENRMENKIAFIRQHAIRVRIHALLVDRYVQTFKDKMSYFSDPDLVFKEIVDDPDKFFIFKSILAKTNVSKFDLPNREAYQDFFGVNPIGSFKSLSAQCSYSGGCLLDKIEKAITSELPGLLSSINPGKAPPGLSSCEATGCGDKPKNRYRKN encoded by the exons aggaggaggtggaggatgtcCTGAGCCACATCCTGAGAGACAGATCACACATCGACGAGACACTGAGGCTGGCCTCTGAGGAGAACGCAGCAGAAAACTATCATG ctGCTATTCAGAAGTTACGTAAGATCTACCACTCAGCCATCAAGCCCATGGAACAGGCCTATAAGTACAACGAGCTCAGAGCACATGAGATCTCAG atgGGGAGATCACCTCCAAGCCCATGGTGTTGTTCCTTGGGCCCTGGAGTGTAGGCAAGTCCTCCATGATCAACTACCTGCTTGGCCTGAAGGACAGCCCCTACCAGCTGTACACAG GTGCTGAGCCCACTACCTCTGAGTTCACTGTGATCATGCACGGCGAGAAGACCCGCTCCATAGAGGGTATCGTCATGGCGGCCGACAGCTCGCGCTCCTTCTCGCCCCTGGAGAAGTTTGGGCAGAGCTTTCTTGAGAAGCTGATTGGCATTGAGATGCCCCACAAGCTGCTGGAGCGCGTCACCTTCGTGGACACGCCTGGAATCATTGAGAACCGCAAGCAGCAGGAGAGAG GCTATCCCTTCAACGATGTGTGCCAGTGGTTCATCGATCGTGCCGACCTCATCTTTGTGACCTTTGACCCCACCAAGCTGGACGTGGGCCTGGAGCTGGAGATGCTCTTCCGCCAGCTGAAGGGCCGTGAGTCCCAGATCCGCATCATCCTCAACAAGGCAGACAACCTGGCCACCCAGGACTTGATGCGTGTCTATGGTGCCCTCTTCTGGTCGCTAGCACCCCTCATCAACGTCACAGAGCCCCCAAGGGTCTACGTCAGCTCTTTCTGGCCTTTCGACTACGCACCCGACACCAGTCGCGAGCTGTTTAAGCGCGAGGAGATCTCCCTCTTGGAAGACCTCAACCAGGTAATTGAGAACCGCATGGAGAACAAGATCGCCTTCATCCGCCAGCATGCCATCCGGGTGCGCATCCATGCACTTCTGGTGGACCGCTACGTTCAGACCTTCAAGGACAAGATGAGCTACTTCAGTGACCCGGACCTGGTGTTCAAGGAGATCGTGGACGACCCGGACAAGTTCTTCATCTTCAAGTCCATCCTGGCCAAGACCAACGTGAGCAAGTTCGACCTGCCCAACCGTGAAGCCTACCAGGACTTCTTCGGTGTGAATCCGATTGGCAGTTTCAAGTCCCTGTCCGCCCAGTGCTCCTACTCAGGCGGCTGCCTGCTGGACAAGATCGAGAAGGCCATCACCAGTGAGCTGCCTGGTCTTCTAAGCAGCATCAACCCAGGCAAGGCCCCCCCCGGCCTGTCCTCCTGCGAGGCCACTGGATGCGGAGACAAGCCTAAGAACCGCTATCGGAAAAACTGA